The following proteins are co-located in the Palaemon carinicauda isolate YSFRI2023 chromosome 3, ASM3689809v2, whole genome shotgun sequence genome:
- the LOC137633431 gene encoding uncharacterized protein yields the protein MMYGAETWAIKKTEEKKLDVADMRMLRWMCEVTRRDKIWNEVIRGTIGVRELSGKIQESRLRWYGHVMKRDEEYIWRRVMEMKMLGTSRRGRPKRRWMDCIKDDLRSKGLTCDEVQDRGRWRKLASNINPT from the coding sequence atgatgtatggagctgagacgtgggcaataaagaagacagaagagaagaaactggatgtggcagatatgagaatgttgagatggatgtgtgaggtgacaagaagagataagatatggaatgaggtgaTTAGGGGTACcataggagttagagaactatcaggtaagatccaagaaagtagactgaggtggtatggtcatgtcatgaaaagagatgaagagtatatttggaggagagtgatggaaatgaagaTGTTGGGAACAagtaggagagggagaccaaagcgaaggtggatggattgtatcaaggatgaccttcgatcaaagggattaacttgTGACGAAGTgcaggacagaggtagatggagaaagctggccagcaacatcaaccccacataa